A stretch of the Sulfolobus acidocaldarius SUSAZ genome encodes the following:
- a CDS encoding ABC transporter — MIMAGYDITKHFVSGGMFERNKAVVKAVQDVYIKIKEEEVIALVGESGSGKTTLGRMLVGLENPTGGKILFNVEDKVLEEYETTDNQSRKAEIESIHDIFKGKIAKEFRRHVNMVFQDPYASLDPRMKIIDIIKEPMISTGYLRGEEANKRVLELLEAVGLPKSFADRYPHELSGGQRQRVAVARAISTDPKFVVLDEPTSALDVSTQAQILNLLRKLKRELKISMLLITHNIAVASYLSDRIYVMYAGHIVETGTKEQIMKNPKHPYTISLLSAVPKVGSKMNRIVLRGEPPNLVDLPKGCNFHPRCPYAFGDCGWTAEEVAIDLKYLIESKYYDLTEGEIVIDVISDKEMKVRGISDEKLKMITSKENEIKSFSSIKSINADGSGDVSVVLRDYEEPKLYNMSDGRLVKCLLFKGKN; from the coding sequence ATGATCATGGCTGGGTATGATATTACAAAACATTTCGTTTCAGGAGGAATGTTTGAAAGGAATAAGGCTGTAGTTAAAGCCGTTCAGGACGTTTACATAAAAATCAAGGAAGAGGAAGTCATAGCATTAGTGGGAGAGAGCGGATCTGGTAAAACTACATTGGGAAGGATGTTAGTAGGGCTAGAGAACCCTACAGGCGGTAAAATACTCTTTAACGTTGAAGATAAGGTGTTAGAAGAATACGAGACAACTGACAACCAATCGAGAAAAGCAGAGATAGAAAGTATTCATGATATATTTAAAGGCAAAATAGCTAAGGAATTTAGAAGACATGTAAATATGGTTTTTCAGGATCCCTATGCCTCCCTTGATCCCAGAATGAAGATTATTGATATTATAAAAGAACCCATGATTTCCACTGGATATTTGAGAGGAGAGGAAGCTAATAAGAGAGTTCTGGAGTTATTAGAGGCTGTAGGTTTACCTAAGAGTTTTGCTGACAGATATCCCCATGAACTCTCAGGTGGACAAAGACAGAGAGTAGCAGTTGCCAGAGCAATATCCACTGATCCAAAATTTGTGGTTTTAGATGAGCCAACCAGTGCTTTAGATGTATCTACCCAAGCTCAGATACTTAATCTCCTTAGAAAATTGAAAAGAGAGCTAAAAATATCCATGTTACTGATCACTCACAATATTGCAGTTGCCTCATATCTGAGCGATAGAATATACGTGATGTATGCAGGACATATCGTTGAAACAGGTACAAAGGAACAGATAATGAAAAATCCTAAGCATCCTTATACAATCTCCCTGCTATCTGCTGTTCCAAAGGTCGGTAGTAAGATGAATAGGATTGTACTCAGAGGAGAGCCTCCAAATCTAGTTGACCTACCTAAGGGGTGTAACTTCCACCCAAGATGTCCATATGCTTTTGGTGACTGTGGATGGACTGCTGAAGAAGTGGCAATAGATCTAAAGTATCTTATAGAAAGTAAATACTACGATCTAACTGAGGGTGAAATTGTAATTGACGTAATAAGTGATAAGGAGATGAAAGTAAGAGGAATAAGTGACGAAAAGTTGAAGATGATAACCTCAAAAGAAAATGAAATTAAGAGCTTTAGTTCCATCAAAAGTATAAATGCTGACGGTTCAGGAGATGTTTCCGTAGTATTGAGAGACTATGAAGAACCTAAACTGTATAATATGAGTGATGGAAGACTTGTAAAGTGTCTCTTATTCAAAGGTAAGAATTGA
- a CDS encoding ABC transporter: MTNVLTIRELYLSFVTRIGVYNALNGVDLDVKEGEVLGVAGESGSGKSTLALTIAGVLPPNAWIKKGEVRFKDIDLVRELREVGDKGFNKKRNQRAFKELDNRLQAFRGSKIAIVFQDPMTSLNPVLQIGYQIGETIYYHNPALLAKRILARSKVTKDELREIIRLLEQNKETYVEKLNEFVKSKGLEGLEDQILFIWERNDIYKAKKQKLILSLEGEKLSGFVRNFLENVAETNRVRNISRIPIISRRLKSTLIKEGYRKAVEILTMLNVPNPEKVVYMYPHELSGGMRQRVAIAIAIVNNPELIIMDEPTSALDVTVQAQVLELVRSLKKKYNSTFIFISHDLSVLYEISDRIAVMYAGRVVEVGNVEDVVTNPLHPYTQSLLRAVPTIDSQEVSPIPGEVPDMRTPPSGCMFHPRCPFVMEKCKNSVPLMYQVRNGHKVACFLYGGDNK, from the coding sequence ATGACAAATGTGTTAACCATAAGGGAATTATATTTAAGTTTCGTGACGAGAATAGGGGTATATAATGCGTTAAACGGAGTTGACTTAGACGTTAAAGAAGGGGAAGTTCTTGGAGTAGCTGGCGAAAGCGGTTCAGGGAAATCAACATTAGCCCTAACAATCGCTGGTGTATTACCACCAAATGCATGGATAAAGAAAGGGGAAGTAAGGTTTAAGGATATAGACCTTGTCAGAGAGTTAAGAGAGGTCGGTGACAAAGGTTTTAATAAGAAGAGGAATCAGAGGGCGTTTAAAGAGCTGGATAACAGGCTTCAAGCCTTCCGAGGATCTAAGATAGCAATAGTGTTCCAAGACCCTATGACCTCTCTTAATCCTGTTTTGCAAATTGGTTACCAAATTGGAGAAACCATATACTATCACAACCCAGCCCTACTAGCCAAGAGAATATTAGCTAGAAGCAAAGTTACAAAGGATGAGCTAAGAGAGATAATAAGATTACTTGAGCAAAACAAGGAAACCTATGTGGAAAAGCTAAATGAATTTGTTAAATCTAAAGGACTAGAGGGACTAGAAGACCAGATCCTGTTTATATGGGAGAGAAATGACATTTATAAGGCTAAGAAACAAAAACTAATCTTATCCTTAGAAGGTGAAAAACTCTCAGGTTTTGTACGTAATTTCCTTGAGAACGTAGCAGAGACAAATAGGGTAAGGAATATAAGTAGAATTCCTATAATATCCAGGAGACTTAAATCCACTCTAATCAAGGAGGGATATAGAAAAGCTGTCGAGATACTCACAATGTTGAATGTACCTAATCCTGAGAAAGTAGTATACATGTATCCACATGAACTATCTGGAGGAATGAGACAAAGGGTGGCAATTGCAATTGCAATAGTCAACAACCCTGAATTGATTATTATGGACGAGCCGACAAGCGCATTGGATGTAACAGTACAAGCCCAGGTTTTAGAGCTTGTTAGGTCTCTCAAGAAGAAATATAACTCTACATTTATATTTATATCGCACGACTTATCAGTACTGTATGAAATTTCAGATAGGATAGCTGTGATGTATGCTGGTAGGGTAGTTGAAGTAGGGAATGTAGAAGACGTAGTAACCAATCCTCTACATCCTTATACGCAGTCACTACTCAGAGCTGTCCCAACTATTGATTCGCAAGAGGTATCTCCTATACCTGGAGAAGTACCAGATATGAGGACTCCTCCATCAGGATGCATGTTCCACCCAAGATGTCCATTTGTAATGGAGAAATGTAAGAACTCTGTTCCCTTAATGTATCAAGTTAGGAATGGTCATAAGGTAGCATGTTTCCTATATGGTGGTGATAACAAATGA
- a CDS encoding peptide ABC transporter permease: MEKRSSQIKLSLKIFFSNPTAVIGLIIFLAYVIDAIIVEVSPGLLGIQNPNQLQMNFINPVPQPPSPHHPLGTTYPGIDLLKGILAAIRIDLYYSVIIVIGGAIIGSVIGIIAGYRGGIMDDILMRITDIFFAIPYLVLALAIGFVLGRTTESMSIALIIVWWPLYARYARAQTLSIKKMPFIDAAKVSNVGSLKIMFKHVLPNVLPPIFVQISLDLGSIMVIFSVLSFIGLITNPNLPELGYLTSLGLQYIQTAPWTVIFPGLAITIFALAVNLMGDGLRDLLDPRRRSSI; this comes from the coding sequence ATGGAAAAGAGGAGTAGTCAAATTAAACTTAGTTTAAAAATATTCTTTTCAAATCCTACTGCAGTTATTGGGCTTATAATCTTCTTAGCATATGTTATTGACGCTATTATAGTCGAAGTTAGCCCAGGATTATTAGGCATACAGAATCCCAATCAATTACAAATGAATTTCATTAATCCAGTCCCTCAGCCTCCATCTCCTCATCACCCTCTAGGTACAACATATCCAGGAATTGATTTGCTAAAGGGAATTTTAGCTGCCATAAGAATCGACTTGTACTATTCTGTAATTATCGTTATTGGAGGTGCGATAATCGGTTCCGTCATAGGAATTATCGCTGGATATAGAGGTGGAATTATGGATGACATATTAATGAGAATAACTGATATATTCTTTGCAATTCCTTACTTAGTTCTAGCATTAGCTATTGGCTTTGTCCTAGGCAGAACCACTGAAAGTATGTCAATTGCCTTAATTATTGTCTGGTGGCCCCTATATGCTAGATACGCGAGAGCACAGACACTCTCAATTAAAAAGATGCCATTTATAGATGCTGCAAAAGTCTCTAATGTAGGTTCACTAAAGATTATGTTTAAACATGTCCTACCTAATGTGCTTCCACCCATATTTGTTCAGATATCATTAGATCTAGGCTCAATAATGGTTATATTTTCGGTTTTATCTTTCATAGGTTTAATTACAAACCCCAACTTACCAGAGTTAGGTTATCTTACAAGCCTAGGATTACAATACATTCAGACTGCTCCTTGGACTGTAATATTTCCAGGATTAGCCATAACTATATTTGCGTTAGCAGTTAACTTAATGGGAGATGGGTTAAGAGATTTGTTAGACCCGAGAAGGAGGAGTAGCATATGA
- a CDS encoding peptide ABC transporter permease, producing the protein MKLWLFIAKRIIFAFIAIIGLTFIVFILLHTAGNNLLLSEYINPRLTGPAREQVIQQLTQRFHLNDPIYVQYFYWLAAVFSGDLGYTNTPIYSGPVSGAIALFLPNTILLTIIASILIWIIGIPIGVRSAVKRDSAFDQSVRVISFALYSMPIYLVAFLLILVFGVYLRVLPFAFSLSPTIASNLNWYVNGISYPTHIVIIDALIHGNLSAFANAILHAILPALTLALSTIAGVMRILRASMLEVLDQDYIRLARAKGAPEKVVINLHARRNALIPVLTLYGYTVASLLGGAVVIEDIFSYPGMGYWTTQALLNNDVGGIMASTLIFGIVFVIASLLLDIIYALIDPRIRY; encoded by the coding sequence ATGAAATTATGGTTATTTATAGCCAAGAGAATTATTTTCGCTTTTATAGCCATAATTGGATTGACTTTTATAGTTTTCATATTGCTACACACTGCAGGTAATAACTTATTACTGTCTGAATATATTAATCCAAGATTGACAGGACCGGCAAGAGAACAAGTTATTCAGCAACTTACCCAAAGATTTCACCTTAACGATCCAATATATGTACAATACTTTTATTGGTTGGCAGCTGTATTTTCAGGTGACTTAGGGTATACGAACACTCCTATTTATAGCGGTCCAGTGTCTGGTGCTATAGCGTTGTTTTTACCTAACACTATTTTACTTACAATTATAGCGTCAATACTAATATGGATAATTGGAATTCCAATAGGTGTTAGGTCTGCTGTAAAACGTGATAGTGCGTTTGACCAGAGTGTAAGAGTTATCTCCTTCGCACTATACTCGATGCCAATCTATCTAGTTGCATTTTTATTAATTCTAGTTTTTGGCGTTTATCTAAGAGTGCTGCCTTTTGCGTTCTCTTTAAGTCCTACAATAGCCTCCAATCTCAACTGGTATGTTAATGGTATATCTTATCCTACACATATTGTAATTATTGATGCTTTAATACACGGAAATCTATCAGCTTTTGCAAACGCAATCTTACACGCAATTTTACCGGCATTAACCTTGGCGTTATCTACTATAGCAGGTGTAATGAGAATACTAAGAGCTTCCATGTTAGAGGTGTTGGATCAAGATTACATAAGGCTTGCTAGGGCGAAGGGAGCCCCTGAAAAGGTGGTGATTAACTTACACGCTAGAAGGAATGCATTGATACCAGTTTTAACTCTCTATGGATATACCGTAGCATCACTTTTAGGTGGAGCAGTTGTCATTGAGGATATATTTAGCTATCCAGGCATGGGATATTGGACTACTCAAGCTCTGCTTAACAATGACGTGGGAGGAATTATGGCTTCCACCCTCATATTTGGAATAGTATTCGTAATTGCCTCGCTACTGCTAGATATAATCTACGCACTAATTGATCCTAGAATAAGATATTAG
- a CDS encoding ABC transporter substrate-binding protein, translating into MKKTGKRSKRGISRTIIAVIVVVVIIIAAVAAYFLMTSRSSSSIQAVALAPTSFVILQGTPENFTVYNTQPNAIITVNFGDGVIKNFTATGTSTSFSYTYQYPGHYLVLINEYVNNKLVSTTNSSLLPITVEANIPSNEAGIASVPLITFNTTKNPTAPFFKAGETAYFYAGFLQPPTGQNMTIQSYTWSFGNGQTLTIKANSSTLLPTINPVNITYNSPGIYVVKLTLTTLNVSSGEAYNFSTLYTVAVGPYAQFKFSGNVPNPGTITVAENVPGGPYSFDPDIDYESVGFEVISNIIGTLLIYNGSSTTSFIPFIAAQIPTVQNGGINSNYTTYTFKIRSGLYFADGSPITAYDVWYSIVRALLTVGGTPGTGTWILAQYLIPGATIGVPVVSSSNPTQGFQEIMNAVTYDNATNTVTFHLYKSTPPNLFFTAIADPLTAGILSAKWLESVGDGITFTPQGFLAYENTSIEGHYNTQVENNPLASGPYMIKQYVPGQYVVLTPNPYFPGVPGIPKPNDTVVIEWVKDPQTAYNLFTSGQADIVTGLPTNYFASLKPLVAQGQASIYQFPTLSEFFFVFNLNISTSGLKQLGPNYNIPPNYFANLYVREAFAYAFNYTNYIENILGNAKYGFDFGEPYAGVIIKGLPYYTPPSEFTGVPTFNLTYAKQLLIQSGVYNESVYFPIIVPSGDTVDYAGVQMFAQAMQQIDPNIKIEPLYEPFSTIIGLQVPGQNPMPMYYLGWIADYPYPSDFVDAMYKENGTYPAPDGWYVSYLQQLGYTNEAQMYQQLNNLIIQADSATNSTQAALLYKQVEQTAINLYMYIYLDQPNAFWVVKPYMNGYNGQISYEENPQIGGAGDSLYFWWVKG; encoded by the coding sequence ATGAAAAAAACCGGTAAAAGGTCTAAGAGAGGAATTTCTAGAACTATAATAGCAGTAATAGTAGTGGTCGTAATAATTATAGCTGCAGTAGCTGCCTATTTTCTTATGACGAGTAGATCCTCCTCTTCAATACAGGCGGTAGCACTTGCACCAACATCGTTTGTTATACTTCAAGGCACACCGGAAAATTTTACAGTTTATAATACACAGCCGAATGCGATTATTACAGTTAATTTTGGAGACGGGGTGATCAAAAACTTTACAGCTACTGGGACTTCTACTTCATTTTCATATACATATCAATATCCTGGACACTACCTTGTTCTGATTAACGAGTATGTTAACAATAAACTTGTATCAACAACAAACTCATCATTACTTCCAATTACTGTTGAAGCAAATATTCCATCTAACGAAGCAGGTATTGCATCAGTGCCTTTAATAACATTCAACACAACCAAGAATCCCACTGCACCATTCTTTAAAGCAGGGGAGACTGCATACTTCTATGCTGGATTTTTACAGCCACCAACAGGTCAAAACATGACAATCCAGTCTTATACCTGGAGCTTTGGAAATGGGCAAACTCTAACTATTAAGGCTAATAGTAGCACACTACTTCCGACAATTAATCCCGTTAACATTACATATAACTCCCCAGGCATTTATGTGGTGAAACTAACTTTAACAACTCTAAATGTGAGTTCAGGTGAAGCATATAACTTCTCCACATTATATACTGTTGCAGTAGGACCTTATGCTCAATTCAAGTTCTCAGGAAACGTACCAAACCCAGGTACTATAACAGTGGCTGAAAATGTCCCTGGTGGACCTTATTCATTCGATCCTGATATTGATTATGAGAGCGTAGGCTTCGAGGTAATTAGTAACATTATAGGTACATTATTAATATACAACGGTTCAAGCACGACAAGCTTTATTCCATTTATAGCAGCACAAATTCCAACTGTTCAGAATGGAGGTATCAATAGTAATTACACAACTTACACGTTTAAGATAAGGTCTGGACTATACTTCGCGGATGGAAGTCCAATAACAGCATACGATGTCTGGTATTCTATAGTAAGAGCCTTATTAACTGTAGGCGGTACTCCCGGTACAGGAACATGGATATTGGCACAATACTTGATACCTGGTGCTACTATTGGCGTACCAGTTGTATCAAGCTCTAATCCAACTCAAGGTTTCCAGGAGATCATGAACGCTGTAACATATGATAATGCAACTAATACAGTGACATTCCATCTTTACAAATCGACTCCCCCTAACCTATTCTTCACTGCAATAGCAGATCCATTGACTGCTGGTATATTGAGTGCAAAATGGTTAGAGAGTGTAGGTGATGGAATAACATTTACTCCTCAAGGCTTCTTAGCCTATGAGAATACTTCAATTGAGGGACACTATAACACTCAAGTAGAGAATAATCCATTGGCATCTGGTCCTTACATGATAAAGCAATATGTTCCAGGACAGTATGTTGTATTGACTCCAAATCCCTACTTCCCAGGAGTTCCTGGTATACCAAAACCGAATGATACTGTTGTAATAGAATGGGTAAAGGATCCACAAACTGCTTATAACCTTTTCACGAGCGGACAGGCTGATATTGTTACTGGTCTACCCACAAACTATTTTGCCTCATTAAAGCCTTTAGTTGCACAAGGACAAGCCTCTATATACCAGTTCCCAACTCTGTCAGAGTTCTTCTTCGTATTCAACCTCAACATATCTACAAGTGGATTAAAACAGTTAGGTCCAAACTATAATATACCTCCAAACTACTTCGCTAACTTATATGTTAGAGAAGCGTTTGCATATGCGTTTAACTACACAAACTATATAGAGAACATTTTAGGAAACGCTAAATACGGTTTTGACTTCGGAGAGCCTTACGCGGGAGTTATTATCAAAGGATTACCCTATTACACCCCACCATCAGAATTTACAGGTGTACCTACATTTAACTTGACATATGCTAAACAGCTTTTGATTCAATCAGGAGTGTATAATGAATCTGTATACTTCCCCATAATTGTACCCTCAGGAGATACAGTTGACTATGCAGGTGTACAGATGTTTGCTCAAGCCATGCAGCAAATAGACCCTAACATAAAGATAGAACCATTATACGAACCATTCTCGACAATAATAGGACTACAGGTTCCTGGACAGAACCCTATGCCCATGTATTATCTTGGATGGATTGCAGATTATCCATATCCATCTGACTTTGTTGATGCAATGTATAAAGAGAATGGAACTTATCCTGCACCAGATGGCTGGTATGTATCTTACTTACAACAATTAGGGTATACAAATGAGGCTCAAATGTACCAGCAACTTAACAACTTGATAATTCAAGCTGATAGTGCTACAAATTCTACACAAGCTGCATTATTATACAAACAAGTAGAACAGACTGCAATAAACCTCTACATGTACATATATCTTGATCAACCTAATGCGTTCTGGGTTGTAAAACCATATATGAATGGCTACAATGGACAGATATCGTATGAGGAGAATCCACAGATAGGTGGTGCTGGAGACTCACTTTACTTCTGGTGGGTAAAAGGGTAA
- a CDS encoding Fmu (Sun) domain-containing protein, which yields MSEVQLFSTAIKLIIERKTSPEKAFDIAVKSLNHKVNRRKLFNKFLRVLWNYYYATFLYPERDIEDIISVSLNSDFPFKPPKWAEERLQSIMGDLNVRTRQQWIRVNTLKADVEDVRRKLERKGVVLQKDSFEFLFRVIKTKGRISDLEEFKNGEILIQDKASVYSIIFLDPKPNEKILEIGCAPGIKTSLIQQITNNKSLVIGIDISSKRIKVQQDLMNKLGVENVELVIGDGSNVPITKADKVLIDAPCTNSGTFVADPSIFLRITKKDLMRLSRLQRNILWNIRKFKVPTVFSTCSLFPEEGEKIAEKYEAFLTPISIDTTNYGYKRSKVWKRVVRFYPNIHGTEGFFIAKFNFSKNITLDDQN from the coding sequence ATGAGTGAAGTACAGCTTTTTTCCACTGCTATTAAGCTCATAATTGAAAGAAAGACGTCTCCTGAAAAGGCTTTCGATATAGCTGTAAAAAGTCTAAACCATAAAGTAAATAGGAGGAAACTATTTAACAAATTCTTAAGAGTTCTATGGAACTACTATTATGCGACCTTTCTATACCCTGAAAGGGATATTGAAGACATCATAAGTGTCTCCTTGAATTCAGACTTTCCATTTAAGCCTCCAAAATGGGCTGAGGAAAGACTACAATCAATAATGGGGGACTTAAATGTGAGGACGCGACAGCAATGGATAAGGGTAAATACACTTAAAGCTGATGTGGAAGATGTGAGGAGGAAACTGGAGAGGAAGGGGGTTGTACTTCAAAAAGATTCGTTTGAATTTTTATTTAGAGTGATAAAGACAAAGGGAAGGATTTCAGATCTAGAGGAGTTCAAAAACGGAGAAATTTTAATTCAAGACAAAGCCAGTGTTTACAGTATTATCTTTCTAGATCCGAAACCTAATGAAAAAATACTGGAGATAGGATGCGCCCCTGGTATAAAGACATCTCTAATACAACAGATTACCAATAATAAGTCCTTGGTAATAGGGATCGACATATCCTCAAAGAGGATAAAGGTCCAGCAAGATCTAATGAATAAACTAGGTGTCGAGAATGTTGAATTAGTTATAGGTGATGGTTCAAATGTTCCCATCACTAAGGCAGACAAAGTTCTTATAGATGCACCATGTACTAATAGTGGAACGTTTGTTGCAGATCCCTCAATTTTCTTACGAATAACCAAAAAAGATTTGATGCGATTAAGCAGACTCCAAAGAAATATTCTATGGAATATAAGGAAATTCAAGGTTCCTACAGTCTTCTCCACTTGCTCATTATTTCCGGAAGAAGGCGAAAAGATAGCTGAAAAGTATGAGGCTTTTCTGACGCCCATATCCATAGATACAACTAATTACGGCTATAAGAGGAGTAAGGTGTGGAAAAGAGTAGTCAGATTTTATCCTAACATCCATGGTACAGAAGGCTTTTTCATTGCAAAATTTAATTTCTCTAAAAACATAACATTAGATGATCAGAATTGA
- a CDS encoding MFS transporter, producing MKLTWRSVLIAGMGVFTDGYNLYSLSLVIYSISNFIQLNNVTSGLLVAGSYFGAAISALIFGLISDFQGRKRMYGIDVTLMTIGAILQAFSQNYTELFLSRLLLGMGIGADYVLSPVIVAENADKDKRGKAMVITFAVMWGLGAVAAAFVTQLSYLLPSSLGWRLVLGLGAIPALSVILARRKLSETLLFLTKVKPDSNELNRLKFDGVDVKVNVDESSFLMRLIKSMRFIIIAAILWVLYDIYSSTFAIYGPITIAKNLGLSPIMFTYVAQFFAGIPGQLICIFLVDKIGRRKLIVLGYAGVALWLVMYSLLLIDPFIFGLSKTSTLEGTGAVLGFSFYMLNYLFSAIGPASIIGSGMIAPELSFTKVRATSQAISVAVDRAASATVISLFPSLVNIVGLGVMVGIYASVAFVSSLIVMFFVPETRSRELDFVSEGREAKIT from the coding sequence ATGAAGCTCACTTGGCGGAGCGTCTTAATAGCCGGTATGGGAGTATTCACTGATGGTTATAATCTTTACTCACTTTCCTTGGTAATATATTCCATATCAAATTTCATTCAGCTGAATAATGTAACGTCTGGTTTACTCGTAGCTGGAAGTTATTTTGGTGCAGCCATATCTGCATTGATATTTGGACTAATTTCCGACTTTCAGGGAAGAAAAAGGATGTATGGAATTGATGTGACTTTAATGACAATAGGAGCTATTTTGCAGGCATTCTCTCAGAACTACACAGAGTTATTCTTATCAAGGTTATTGCTAGGAATGGGGATTGGTGCAGATTATGTGTTATCTCCTGTTATTGTAGCTGAAAATGCAGATAAAGACAAAAGAGGAAAAGCAATGGTCATAACATTTGCCGTAATGTGGGGTTTAGGTGCAGTAGCTGCGGCTTTTGTAACTCAACTCTCTTATCTCTTACCGTCTTCTCTCGGCTGGAGATTAGTGTTAGGTTTGGGTGCAATTCCTGCCCTTAGTGTAATCTTAGCTAGAAGAAAATTGAGCGAGACTTTACTATTTCTCACCAAGGTAAAACCAGATAGTAACGAACTGAATAGATTGAAATTTGATGGAGTGGATGTGAAGGTTAACGTTGATGAATCTTCCTTCCTAATGAGATTAATAAAGTCAATGAGATTCATTATTATTGCAGCAATTCTTTGGGTTCTGTATGACATTTACTCATCCACCTTTGCAATATATGGTCCAATTACAATAGCCAAAAACCTGGGCTTATCGCCAATTATGTTCACTTATGTCGCCCAATTCTTCGCCGGAATACCTGGACAATTAATTTGCATCTTCCTAGTGGATAAAATAGGTAGGAGGAAGCTCATAGTTTTAGGTTATGCCGGCGTCGCATTGTGGTTAGTGATGTACTCACTTTTGTTGATTGACCCATTTATATTTGGTTTGTCTAAGACGAGTACATTAGAGGGAACAGGTGCTGTTTTAGGTTTTTCGTTTTACATGCTTAACTATCTATTTTCAGCAATAGGTCCAGCATCAATAATTGGCTCAGGCATGATAGCTCCTGAATTATCCTTTACTAAAGTGAGGGCAACTTCCCAAGCTATAAGTGTAGCTGTAGACAGAGCTGCATCTGCTACAGTAATATCGTTATTTCCTTCCCTGGTCAACATAGTAGGATTAGGAGTAATGGTAGGAATTTACGCCTCTGTAGCATTTGTTTCGAGTTTGATAGTTATGTTCTTTGTACCTGAGACAAGGAGCAGAGAATTAGATTTTGTCTCTGAAGGAAGAGAAGCTAAAATTACTTAA